In the Bacilli bacterium PM5-9 genome, one interval contains:
- a CDS encoding hypothetical protein (product_source=Hypo-rule applied; superfamily=52374,82615; transmembrane_helix_parts=Inside_1_4,TMhelix_5_22,Outside_23_370), protein MRKKLLFLGLLIIIAILILTNERKKIVFVKNESEIKLYTDKDIERVDNLIVDLYEDKTKAPISGIEPKYATVKKENTLYCNKDNTYVVSQEKGYNVISQEEGNNYSYYKEKYGSCELIGKIENVNFTEKVSATYANNSIYTNFESLSDIEVSGMVRVTKDEIIPFDSLYTRYTNPIAFSNGVIMIKNNRSIVAFDKEDKEIFKQNNDSKDRRVIAINKIGKSFFMVVKVNKKYVLEGYDINNIENIEKSKPNLSYDVTDFFKKLSFETSELTTKQGQYFGGFTLDESTLIVSADFSKVFYLDNADTTLDINNGIAYLKKEELYYVVNLHNRKREHIGNIKALNFKLSGSDIFFTVLDNAGKEQYIKFSIR, encoded by the coding sequence ATGAGAAAGAAGTTATTGTTTTTAGGATTATTAATTATAATAGCAATCTTAATACTAACAAACGAAAGAAAAAAAATAGTCTTTGTAAAAAATGAATCTGAAATTAAACTATATACTGATAAAGATATTGAAAGAGTAGATAATTTAATTGTTGATTTATATGAAGATAAAACAAAGGCACCTATATCTGGTATTGAACCAAAATATGCAACTGTAAAAAAAGAAAATACTTTATATTGTAATAAGGATAATACTTATGTAGTATCTCAAGAAAAAGGATATAATGTTATTTCTCAAGAAGAAGGTAATAATTATTCATACTATAAAGAAAAATATGGAAGTTGTGAATTGATTGGTAAAATTGAAAATGTTAATTTCACTGAAAAAGTAAGTGCTACTTATGCAAATAATAGTATTTATACTAACTTTGAATCATTGAGTGATATTGAAGTAAGTGGTATGGTTAGAGTAACTAAAGATGAAATTATTCCATTTGATTCACTATATACAAGATATACAAATCCAATTGCTTTTTCTAATGGCGTTATTATGATAAAAAATAATCGTAGTATTGTTGCTTTTGATAAAGAGGATAAAGAGATATTTAAACAAAATAATGATAGTAAAGATAGACGTGTTATTGCGATAAATAAAATTGGTAAATCATTCTTTATGGTTGTAAAAGTTAATAAAAAATATGTTTTAGAAGGTTATGATATTAATAACATTGAAAACATTGAAAAATCAAAACCAAATTTAAGTTATGATGTAACTGACTTCTTTAAAAAATTAAGTTTTGAAACATCTGAATTAACAACAAAACAAGGTCAATATTTTGGTGGATTTACTCTTGATGAATCAACACTAATTGTTTCAGCTGACTTTAGTAAAGTATTTTATTTAGATAATGCTGATACAACATTAGATATTAATAATGGTATTGCATATTTGAAAAAAGAAGAATTATATTATGTTGTAAATTTACACAATAGAAAAAGAGAACATATTGGCAATATTAAAGCTTTAAATTTTAAGTTAAGTGGTTCAGATATATTCTTTACAGTATTAGATAATGCAGGTAAAGAACAATATATAAAATTTTCAATTAGATAA
- a CDS encoding ribosomal protein S18 acetylase RimI-like enzyme (product_source=COG0456; cath_funfam=3.40.630.30; cog=COG0456; pfam=PF13508,PF14268; superfamily=52833,55729) → MRFIKINSSNVDTEHFGCALSNKDETSSKREWIKENLKNDYTFLKLDARGKVFIEYVPLDNACTCIKGDNYLFIDCFWVSGSFKNKGIGKELLTQCLNEAKQKGYNGVVALSAKTKKPFLSDPKFYKKHGFEVVDTFKPYYELLCLKFKDAKNPEFISNEFKYSKDGICIIYSQHCPFTKSNVEKIKKVVEKFKIPFEAVKIDSIQKGKEAPNPFTTYSFYDNGEFITNEIFSEKKLLKYLETREISK, encoded by the coding sequence ATGAGATTTATTAAAATTAATAGTTCTAATGTTGATACTGAACATTTTGGGTGTGCTTTAAGTAATAAGGATGAAACATCTAGTAAAAGAGAGTGGATTAAAGAAAACTTGAAAAATGATTATACTTTTTTAAAATTAGATGCTAGAGGAAAAGTTTTTATTGAATATGTTCCATTAGATAATGCTTGTACTTGTATCAAGGGTGATAACTATCTTTTTATTGATTGTTTTTGGGTATCAGGTAGTTTTAAAAATAAAGGAATAGGTAAAGAGTTATTAACACAGTGTTTAAATGAAGCAAAACAAAAAGGTTATAATGGTGTGGTTGCTTTATCTGCTAAAACTAAAAAACCATTTCTATCTGATCCAAAGTTTTATAAAAAGCATGGTTTTGAAGTTGTTGATACTTTTAAACCATATTATGAATTGTTATGTTTAAAATTTAAAGATGCTAAAAATCCAGAATTTATAAGTAATGAGTTTAAATATAGTAAAGATGGTATTTGTATAATTTATAGCCAACATTGTCCTTTTACTAAAAGCAATGTAGAAAAAATAAAAAAAGTAGTAGAAAAATTTAAGATACCATTTGAAGCAGTTAAGATTGATAGTATCCAAAAGGGTAAAGAGGCACCTAATCCATTTACTACATATTCTTTTTATGATAATGGAGAGTTTATTACAAATGAAATTTTTAGTGAAAAGAAACTTTTAAAGTATCTTGAAACAAGAGAGATTAGTAAATAA
- a CDS encoding murein DD-endopeptidase MepM/ murein hydrolase activator NlpD (product_source=COG0739; cog=COG0739; pfam=PF01551; superfamily=160113,51261) translates to MKKFGLFLIAVLSLCFVEDIEAAKKCNTNNNVKTCTEVSGNFYYEDVYTYQDTSLKKYKKIVLMKKSKDKKVTFYNKTSNYTNSGIFANSTYLENNASNNLIKSITTSAHTNGKKATVVQRNYTSNKNTYTLTTKFNANGYQYFYYSINTKANKVTLSKKYTINGKVNSSSEDIYNNKNKLTKNISISYHCNGKKKQIVEKRYSENRVYYTLTKKYSTKGYINYYYLVNTSGSKIITQKKYNSKGKIKTTIVTKHDKKSIVISKATTTHYSNGRKNKVVTNNYTNKKLVNVVTNEYKNNANSNRIANNVLYYNSKVKKYKRITNYYNGSSFKHVGVKDTRYHETSGKITSSNRTQYYHGTTKIYYKATYTYSNGKHIQSATTYYTSAGVKYKYNLKKYNTSAKKTSDLTTHYSNNKAYLKVGYSYQSTTYKYHRTEYKNGVICLNDVTTYKNGTITKTNYLREYYNNKGVLVEKDDVVYSSGNVKTRNNTINSTTTSSKVASVYPVTKGLITSPSWFYPASFGGGWHPGIDVATYSIKTYGYAQPIKVINDATVIKRSNTCASTNSYGCGEGFGNYVVVATQIDGKFYTILYAHQTKLSSSKAKHKEVLDKDKVGYKKNEVIGYVGSSGYSSGYHVHIQVQEHRYAKSIADIQARYKTYNKNTLFNVSYNDLGNNSDIFTINPDVLFNLKYNKSW, encoded by the coding sequence ATGAAGAAATTTGGTTTATTTTTAATTGCAGTACTTAGTCTATGCTTTGTTGAAGATATTGAAGCAGCTAAAAAATGTAATACAAATAACAATGTAAAAACTTGTACTGAAGTATCAGGTAATTTTTACTATGAGGATGTTTATACATATCAAGATACATCATTAAAAAAATATAAAAAAATTGTTTTAATGAAAAAATCTAAAGATAAAAAAGTTACATTTTATAACAAAACATCAAATTATACTAACTCAGGAATATTTGCTAATAGCACTTATCTTGAAAATAATGCTAGTAATAATTTAATAAAAAGTATTACAACAAGTGCTCATACGAATGGTAAAAAAGCTACAGTTGTTCAAAGAAACTATACAAGCAATAAGAATACATATACATTAACAACCAAATTTAATGCAAATGGATATCAATATTTTTATTATTCAATTAATACAAAAGCAAATAAAGTAACTTTATCAAAAAAATATACGATTAATGGAAAAGTAAATAGTTCAAGTGAGGATATTTATAATAATAAAAATAAATTAACAAAAAATATTTCAATTTCATATCATTGCAATGGTAAAAAGAAACAAATAGTTGAAAAAAGATATTCTGAAAATAGAGTTTATTATACATTAACAAAAAAATATTCAACTAAAGGATATATAAATTATTATTATCTAGTAAATACTAGTGGTAGTAAAATAATTACACAAAAAAAATATAATAGTAAAGGTAAAATAAAAACAACAATAGTTACTAAACATGATAAAAAGAGTATTGTTATTAGTAAAGCAACAACAACACATTATTCAAATGGAAGAAAAAATAAAGTAGTTACAAATAATTATACAAATAAAAAGTTAGTTAATGTTGTAACAAATGAATATAAAAACAATGCTAATAGTAATAGAATAGCTAATAATGTTTTATATTATAATAGTAAAGTAAAAAAATATAAAAGAATTACTAATTATTATAATGGATCATCATTTAAACATGTTGGAGTTAAAGATACAAGATACCATGAAACAAGTGGTAAAATAACAAGCAGTAATAGAACACAATACTATCATGGTACAACAAAAATTTATTATAAGGCAACATATACGTACAGTAATGGAAAGCACATTCAAAGTGCTACAACTTACTATACAAGTGCAGGAGTAAAATATAAATACAATTTAAAAAAATATAACACATCAGCAAAAAAGACATCTGATTTAACAACACATTATTCAAATAATAAAGCATATTTAAAAGTGGGATATTCATATCAAAGTACAACATATAAATATCATCGTACTGAATATAAAAATGGTGTAATTTGTTTAAACGATGTAACAACTTATAAAAATGGTACAATCACAAAAACAAACTATTTAAGAGAGTACTATAATAATAAAGGTGTATTAGTAGAAAAAGATGATGTTGTTTATTCAAGTGGTAATGTTAAAACAAGAAATAATACTATTAATTCAACAACAACTAGTTCTAAAGTTGCTTCTGTTTATCCAGTTACAAAAGGTTTAATAACATCACCATCATGGTTTTATCCAGCTAGTTTTGGTGGTGGGTGGCATCCAGGTATTGATGTAGCAACCTATTCAATAAAAACTTACGGCTATGCTCAACCAATTAAAGTAATTAATGATGCTACTGTAATTAAAAGAAGCAATACATGTGCATCAACTAATAGTTATGGTTGTGGTGAAGGTTTTGGAAACTATGTTGTTGTAGCAACACAAATTGATGGTAAATTTTATACTATTCTATATGCACATCAAACAAAATTAAGTTCATCAAAAGCAAAGCATAAAGAAGTATTAGATAAAGATAAAGTTGGTTATAAGAAAAATGAAGTAATTGGATATGTAGGTTCAAGTGGTTATTCATCTGGATATCATGTTCATATTCAAGTCCAAGAACATCGTTATGCAAAAAGCATTGCTGATATTCAAGCTCGATATAAAACATATAATAAGAATACTTTATTTAATGTTTCTTATAATGATTTAGGTAATAATAGTGATATTTTTACAATTAACCCTGATGTTTTATTTAATTTGAAATATAATAAGTCATGGTAA
- a CDS encoding ribonuclease Y (product_source=KO:K18682; cath_funfam=1.10.3210.10,3.30.1370.10; cog=COG1418; ko=KO:K18682; pfam=PF00013,PF01966,PF12072; smart=SM00322,SM00471; superfamily=109604,54791,81573; tigrfam=TIGR03319; transmembrane_helix_parts=Inside_1_2,TMhelix_3_25,Outside_26_517), giving the protein MDISALDIVIFIVAFILGALFLQALKHFSIIKANTKADEIVEEANKKAINIEKHAILDAKTLAHEYKMEAEQDIKARRQEISELELNLSKKEQAADKRELLISGRQEILTNKEEELERKYEKLKKEEELLEDKKKEQITLLENISGFSKQEAKQELVEQVKSQIQNEMSALIKEAEEEAKEKSEATAKNLVAIAIQRYSAEQANERTIATVALPSEEMKGRIIGREGRNIRAIEAATGVDLIIDDTPETITVSCFDPIRREIARQSLDALIQDGRIQPSRIEELVKKSKSNVDKTIKEAGEEAIFELGITKMPKELVTLVGKLKYRTSYGQSALKHSMEVAFLTGMLAAEIGENEQLARRAGLLHDIGKAVDFEQEGSHIELGAKYAKKYGENPVVINAIESHHGNVPANGIIPILVAAADALSASRPGARMESLENYIQRLEKLEKIGNEFAGVESCYAIQAGREIRVIVKPDEVDDIACYTLARDIKNKIEKDLTYPGQIKVSVLRETKASEIAK; this is encoded by the coding sequence ATGGATATCAGTGCATTAGATATCGTTATATTCATAGTTGCCTTTATACTTGGAGCATTATTTTTACAAGCTTTAAAACATTTTTCAATAATAAAAGCAAATACAAAAGCTGATGAAATTGTCGAAGAGGCAAATAAAAAGGCGATAAATATTGAAAAACATGCGATTCTAGATGCTAAAACACTAGCACATGAATATAAAATGGAAGCGGAGCAAGATATAAAGGCCCGTCGACAAGAAATAAGTGAATTAGAATTAAATTTATCTAAAAAAGAACAAGCTGCAGATAAAAGAGAACTGCTAATTTCAGGTCGACAAGAAATATTAACGAATAAAGAAGAAGAATTAGAAAGAAAATATGAAAAACTTAAAAAAGAGGAAGAGTTATTAGAAGATAAAAAGAAAGAACAAATTACTCTTTTAGAAAATATTTCTGGTTTTTCAAAACAAGAAGCTAAACAAGAGTTGGTAGAACAAGTTAAATCACAAATTCAAAATGAAATGAGTGCTTTAATAAAAGAAGCTGAAGAAGAAGCAAAAGAAAAATCTGAAGCAACTGCTAAAAATTTAGTTGCAATAGCAATCCAAAGATATAGTGCTGAACAAGCTAATGAAAGAACAATTGCTACTGTGGCTTTACCAAGTGAAGAAATGAAAGGAAGAATTATTGGTCGTGAAGGTCGTAATATCAGAGCTATTGAAGCTGCAACTGGTGTTGACTTAATCATTGATGATACTCCTGAGACAATTACAGTTTCATGTTTTGATCCAATTAGAAGAGAAATTGCTCGTCAATCATTAGATGCTTTAATTCAAGATGGTAGAATTCAGCCTTCAAGAATTGAAGAATTAGTTAAAAAATCAAAAAGCAATGTTGATAAAACTATTAAAGAAGCTGGAGAAGAGGCAATCTTTGAACTTGGTATTACTAAAATGCCTAAAGAATTAGTTACTTTAGTTGGAAAATTAAAGTATCGTACTTCATATGGTCAATCTGCTTTAAAACATTCAATGGAAGTTGCGTTTTTAACTGGTATGTTAGCTGCTGAAATTGGTGAAAATGAACAATTAGCACGTCGTGCGGGATTACTTCATGACATTGGAAAAGCTGTTGATTTTGAACAAGAAGGTTCACATATTGAATTAGGTGCAAAATATGCTAAAAAATATGGTGAGAATCCAGTTGTAATTAATGCAATTGAATCACATCATGGAAATGTACCGGCTAATGGAATTATTCCAATTTTAGTTGCTGCTGCTGATGCTTTATCGGCATCACGTCCAGGTGCTAGAATGGAATCATTAGAAAATTACATTCAACGTCTTGAAAAATTAGAAAAAATTGGTAATGAATTTGCTGGTGTTGAATCATGTTATGCAATCCAAGCTGGTCGTGAAATTAGAGTAATTGTTAAACCTGATGAAGTTGATGATATTGCTTGTTACACATTAGCAAGAGATATTAAAAATAAAATTGAAAAAGATTTGACTTATCCTGGTCAAATTAAAGTAAGTGTTTTAAGAGAAACTAAAGCAAGTGAAATTGCTAAATAA
- a CDS encoding hypothetical protein (product_source=Hypo-rule applied; cath_funfam=3.30.40.10; pfam=PF12674; superfamily=57903) — protein MKEKLSQEELEKMNFCQSCGMVMQHDDSKYGTNKDGSKNSEYCYYCYEGGAFTTDDTMESMIEMVAKPTADALGLEVEEAKKELFAFFPTLKRWQ, from the coding sequence ATGAAAGAAAAATTAAGTCAAGAAGAGCTAGAAAAAATGAATTTCTGTCAATCATGTGGAATGGTAATGCAACATGATGATAGCAAATATGGAACAAATAAAGATGGTAGTAAAAATAGTGAATATTGTTATTACTGTTATGAAGGTGGTGCTTTTACAACTGATGATACAATGGAGAGTATGATTGAAATGGTTGCTAAACCAACTGCTGATGCTTTAGGTTTAGAAGTTGAAGAGGCAAAGAAAGAATTGTTTGCATTCTTTCCAACACTAAAAAGGTGGCAATAA
- a CDS encoding phosphoesterase RecJ-like protein (product_source=KO:K06881; cath_funfam=3.90.1640.10; cog=COG0618; ko=KO:K06881; pfam=PF01368,PF02272; superfamily=64182) — protein sequence MYKEIANTIKKFDKIAIFRHEFADPDALGSQFALKELIQDNFENKEVYALGKNVKSLNGVLFPLMDICDDEIIKESLVIVLDTANTQRIDDKRYALGKEIIKIDHHPVVENYGKYNYIDETICATSFFIAKFALELELKMSEICSTYLYTGIVGDTGRFLHNNTTARVMDMSATLIRKGANLKMVYDAMYSRTINEVRLTGFILDNFKIYNDAIAYYILEEEDYKRIGVDFEKAKEYVNTLADIEGIKIWVSATWNASTGFYHVSVRSKDVTINDVAQKFGGGGHKHASGIKTSKLERFMLILDELSKKI from the coding sequence ATGTATAAAGAAATAGCAAATACAATTAAAAAATTTGATAAAATCGCAATTTTCAGACATGAGTTTGCTGATCCAGATGCTTTAGGCTCTCAATTTGCTTTAAAGGAGCTAATTCAAGATAATTTTGAAAATAAAGAAGTATATGCTCTTGGGAAAAATGTTAAATCATTGAATGGTGTTTTATTTCCTTTAATGGATATTTGTGATGATGAAATAATAAAAGAATCACTAGTAATTGTTTTAGATACAGCAAATACTCAAAGAATAGATGATAAAAGGTATGCTTTAGGAAAAGAAATAATTAAAATAGATCATCATCCAGTAGTTGAAAATTATGGAAAATATAATTATATTGATGAAACAATTTGTGCAACTTCATTTTTCATTGCTAAATTTGCTTTAGAATTAGAATTGAAAATGAGTGAAATTTGTTCAACATATTTATATACTGGTATTGTGGGTGATACAGGAAGGTTTTTACATAATAATACTACTGCTCGTGTTATGGATATGTCAGCAACTTTAATTAGAAAAGGTGCTAATTTAAAAATGGTATATGATGCTATGTATTCAAGAACAATTAATGAAGTGCGATTGACAGGATTTATTCTTGATAATTTTAAAATATATAATGATGCAATTGCTTATTATATTTTAGAAGAAGAGGACTATAAAAGAATTGGTGTCGATTTTGAAAAAGCTAAAGAGTATGTTAATACTTTAGCCGATATTGAAGGTATTAAAATATGGGTTAGTGCAACATGGAATGCAAGCACAGGATTTTATCATGTTTCAGTAAGATCAAAAGATGTTACAATCAATGATGTTGCTCAAAAATTTGGAGGCGGTGGGCATAAACATGCTTCTGGAATTAAAACTAGTAAGTTAGAAAGATTTATGTTGATTTTGGATGAATTAAGTAAAAAAATCTAA